The region CCACCGCGTATCCGGTGCAGGGCGGCGACATCGTCGGCCTCATCAAGCGTGTCGACGACTGTCTCTACAGCGCCAAGCAAAGCGGCCGCAACCGCGTTAGCGCAGCAGAGTGAACAGCAGAATGAGCAACGAAGCGAGCAGCGCTCCGCGACGCCGGTCGTCAGCCTTTTTCAAATACCCATTGCAGCAAGGCATCCTGCGCCGCCTGTCCCAGCGGCGCGTTCGGATGATTGATCAGGAACACCGCCACGTACATCTTGCCTGACGCCGCCTGCACGTAGCCGGCGATGGAGCGCACGTCGTTCAGCGAACCGGTCTTGATGTGCGCCTGCCCTGCCACGCTTTTGTCATTCAGACGCTTGCGCATGGTGCCGTCGTAGCCGACCAGCGGCATCGAGGCGATGAACTCCGGCATCACCGGCGAATGAAACGCGTCCACCAGCACCTGGCCGAGCGTAGCCGGAGCGATGCGCTCGTTGCGCGACAAACCCGCGCCGTTTTCAATCACCAGTTCATCGGCGCCTATGCCTTTGGCCGACAACCAGCCGCGAATCGCCTGGGCGCCGCGCGCAGTACTGCCGGGCGCCTGCGATGCCTGCGCACCGATCGTCAGCAACAGCTGGCGCGCCATCACGTTGTTGCTGTACTTGTTGATGTCGCGGATCACTTCGGGCACGGCGGGGGATTGCCACTCCGCCAGCAGCCGCGCCACCGGCGCGACATTGCCGGGCATGACCTTGCCCGAGATGGTGCCGCCCAGTTCGCTCCACATCTGGCGCAGCACCGCGCCAAAATACTGCGTGGCGCTCATGCGGTAGGGGTGGACGTACCAGACCTTTTCTCCGCAGGCAGCCGGGAAAGCGCCATTGAAGACCGCCGCGCCGACGCCGACGTCGGCCTGCAACTTGCCCTGCCAGTCGCCGCAGACTGCTTCTTTCGACAAGCGCGGCGCAGTGATGACGTAGCCGGACAGCGGTGGCTCCATGGCCACATTGACCTGACCGGCAACCTCGTCCGGCATGAAGCGGATCGCCACCGTCTTGTAGTTCAGCAGCAAGGCGTCGGGACCGACGTTGTAGGGCTTCTGCGGATCGCCGTCGAATTGCGCCGGATCGTACACGTTCTCTTCAAACACACTGCGATCCAGCACGACGTTGCCGCGGATGTCGCGTACGCCTTTGGCGCGGATCTGGCGCAGGAACATCCAGAAGCTCTCCATCACCAGCTTGGGGTCGCCGCTGCCCTTGATGCTCAGGTCGCCCAGCAGCACGCCGTCGTTGAGCACGCCGTCGATGTAGGCCTGGGTTTTCCAGCTGAAGGCGGGGCCGAGCAATTCGAGTGCAGCATCGGTGGTCACCAGCTTCATCACCGAAGCCGGATTGAACGGCGCCGCCGCATTGAAGGCCAGCATCGGACGCGTTGCGTCGACGGCTTGGACGAACACCCCGACAGTACGCACCGGTATCTTCGCCTGCCTGAGCGCACCGCTCACGGCCGGCGGCAATTCTTGCGCCGCCAGATGTTGCGCGGAAGCGATGCCGCAAGCGGCGAAAGCGCACAGCGCCAGGATTCGGAATTCTTTGAGTATCTGCATGAGGGCCAACAGGACCAATAGGAAGGGACCCGGCATTATATGTCGGCTTTTCGCCTCTATTTCCGTGCGCTCTTCTGGCGACAGCGGGACAGTTGTTGTAACCTAGACATATTGGCTGGGTGCAAATCATGCCCGACAACAAGACAAGAACGCCGCGGTGGCCGGCATGCCAACATCGGAAAGCACTCCTGACATGTCGCATCGCAACGCCCCCTCCCGCACCCACGCTGACCAGGGCAGCCACAGCAGCCACAGCAGCCACAGCGCCGACAGTTCCCACGGGCGATCGGCTTCCTACTTCTCGTTCCGGCGCGCGCGACGCGCGTTCGGCGACTCGCCGTCGCCCGAAGAACTGATCGGCAAAGGCGTGCGCTTCGTCAAGCGCATCTACCAGCTGCGCGTGATCGGCCTGTCGATCGGTTTTTTCTGCGTGGCGGCGGGCTTCCTGCAAAATCCGGTCGGATGGCCCCTGTGGGCCTTGCTGGCATTTCACGGCTACCTGTGGCCGCATCTCGCTTATCGCCTGGCACTGCGCAGCAAGATCCCATATCGCGCCGAGCGCCTCAATCTGGTGATCGACACCGCCTTCGGCGGCTTCTGGCTCATCGCCATGCAAGGCAACCTGGTGCCGGGCGCCGTGATCCTGGCGATGCTGTCGATGGACAACATCGCCGCAGGCGGTACGCGGCTGTTCCTGCGCGGCCTCGTCGGCAGCGTCGTGGGCGCCTTGCTGGGCCTGCTGCTGCTCGACTT is a window of Herbaspirillum hiltneri N3 DNA encoding:
- the dacB gene encoding D-alanyl-D-alanine carboxypeptidase/D-alanyl-D-alanine endopeptidase, coding for MQILKEFRILALCAFAACGIASAQHLAAQELPPAVSGALRQAKIPVRTVGVFVQAVDATRPMLAFNAAAPFNPASVMKLVTTDAALELLGPAFSWKTQAYIDGVLNDGVLLGDLSIKGSGDPKLVMESFWMFLRQIRAKGVRDIRGNVVLDRSVFEENVYDPAQFDGDPQKPYNVGPDALLLNYKTVAIRFMPDEVAGQVNVAMEPPLSGYVITAPRLSKEAVCGDWQGKLQADVGVGAAVFNGAFPAACGEKVWYVHPYRMSATQYFGAVLRQMWSELGGTISGKVMPGNVAPVARLLAEWQSPAVPEVIRDINKYSNNVMARQLLLTIGAQASQAPGSTARGAQAIRGWLSAKGIGADELVIENGAGLSRNERIAPATLGQVLVDAFHSPVMPEFIASMPLVGYDGTMRKRLNDKSVAGQAHIKTGSLNDVRSIAGYVQAASGKMYVAVFLINHPNAPLGQAAQDALLQWVFEKG